ATCGAGGGCCTGCTGCAGATAGCCCGCGTCTCGGGATTCGAGAGTCAGCAACACGTGGAAAGCCTCTTCTCCGATTTTCGGATACGAGCCGAGCATCAGCTCGGGGAATTCGGTGAGGAGTTCGTGTAGCGATTCGGCAATGTCGCTCTCCCGCTTCCGCACATAGACCCGTTTCAACAGAAACGGGACCCCGCGGAAGCGATCGCGAATCGACGTGAACTTCTTGTAGAGAAGCTCGGGGATCCCCGGAAAGACGTGCACATTCTCCACCACGACGACCGGAAACCAGAGATCCCCGGCGTCGACGAGCTGGGCGCCCTCGGGAATCATCGCCATCTTCACCTGGCTCTCGTTGGCCGGCCCGTTCTGGGCGCGCTCCATGCGGGCGACGATCGATTCGTTGCGTTGCACCTTGCGGTCGAATGCCGCGGCCACGCCATCCATGGTGAGGTCGTCGTGGGTGGGGCCGATCCCGCCGGAGGTGAACACGAAATCGTAGGCAGCGCTCAGCGTGCGAACTTCCCGGGCGATCAGGTCGATCTCGTCGGGAATGGTGAGAATTCGCTCGACATCCACACCCAGCTCGCGGAGTTCCCGACACAAAAAAGGCGAGTTCGTATCGGTAACCTTCCCGGAGAGGATCTCGTTGCCGATGATCAGGATTCCGGCAGTCGGCATGGAAGCAGGATATCGGATCGACGCCCCCCCCGCTGCGCGGGTATGCTGGGGAGGATGCGGCACGAGGTGCGATTGCGACGGCGGAGGGCTGGGCGAAACGAGACGCTCACGATCGCTCTCGCCGCCGGCAAGACATTGATGGACGCAGCACACGACGCTGGTTTGCCGATCGCCAGCGCCTGCGGAGGCGATCGGCTTTGCGCCCGTTGCGGCCTGCAGATCCTGGAAGGAAGTGAGAACGTTTCTGCGGAATCGGCGACCGAGGCCGAACTCAAACTGCGCAACCGGATCGAGCCCGCGCTTCGCCTGGCGTGCCTCGCCCGGATCGCAGGGCCTGTGGAAGTGACGGCATCCTATTGGTAGCGGGCGTGCGCGGGATCGTGCTGATCGACCACGGCAGTCGGGAGCCGGCTGCGAATGGCCAGCTGGAAGAGCTGGCGAAGCAGGTCGCCGCACGCCTACCGGGCAGCCTCGTTCGCGCGGCACATATGGAGCTGGCGGAACCCACGCTCTTGGATGCGCTGAACGCGTTGGTGGAAGAGGGCGTCACCGAGATCGCGATCCATCCCTTCTTCGTCGCCCCGGGGCGTCACGTGCGAGAGGATATTCCGCGTCTCGTAGCAGAGGCGCAGCAGATGCATCCGGATGTCGGGCTTCGGATTACCGAGCCCCTTGGACTTCACCCAAGCGTCATCGACGCGGTCGTTGCGCGCCTCGATCAGACGTAGAAGCTGAGATCGCTCGCGTAGGGAATCAGCCCGAGCTTTCCTGCAAGCGCTCGAGAGGCGCGGTTGTCCCAGGCCGTGCTGTAGAGCGGGATGCCTCCGCGGCGCCGCACCTCGCGCGCCCACGCCAGAACGAGAGAAGCGGCAAGGCCGTGTCGGCGGCGATCTGGCAGAGTGTCGACACCGGCCTCGACCGCGCCACCCTTGGACTCATGGTCGGGAGAGGCGGCCGTCGCCGCATAGCATGCCGCTACGATCTGGCCTTGCTCGGTGGCGGCTACGCAAGGCTCGCGGCCCCGCCAACTATCCGCGAGGCGGGGGAAGGATTGGGCCAATCGTTCGAGATCGTCTCCGGAAAACCAGGCCTGGCCTTCCGGATCCTCTCGCCGCAACTCGGGAAAGCGAAACGCCGGCCCGTGCCAGACCCGGCGAACGGGCGCCCACGCTTCCAGTTTTTCTCGCATCGCCGGAAGCCGTTCGGGCATCGTCTCGAGATCGTCCGTCGTGCGTTCTGCCGAAGCCAGACGAGCGAGCTCGCGCACCAACTCGTCCGGCAGATCGTTTCGCATACGCCACAGGTTGCCATGACGTGTGCGGCCGAAGAAGAATGCAGGCGCCGTCGCATCTTCTCCCGGTACGGCGTTCCAGAGCGTGAGCCGACCGAGCTCGTCGTGGAGGCAAAGCGTACGGACCTGGAGGTCGAGCCAGTCCAGATCCGTCGCGAACACGTGCTCAGCCGTGGCGACGCTCGTGGATGACCCAGTTGGCGTTCGCCCCGAGGGCGCCGCTGGCCGTGAAGACGGCCACACAGAATGCCAGCAGTCCATAGAAGTCGACGCTCTGGAGGAGATCGGGGAATTGGGCGCCGCGATACACGTCCACGGCCAACGCGGTGATCACGCCGAGGGGCAAGCCTCTCCCGAGAAACCCATATCGAACGAGGAACGGGATCTTCCCCGCCTCCCGCACCTTCGCCCACTCTTCCGCCTTGAACGTCCTCATGGGGGGAGGATGGCGTGGACCCGAGCGGGTGTCATCCTGAGTAGGTGCCTCGGGTCGCCGCCTTCTGGTTCTTCACCATGTCGGGGCTCGGGCTGATCTTCCCGTTCCAGGCCCTCTATTTCAGCGAAAACATGGGCCTCAGCGGCGTCCAGCTGGGTCTGGTTCTGGCGACGCGGCCGCTGATGGGAATGCTCTGCCAGCCGATCTGGGCGCAGCTGGCCGATCGGACCGGCTCGCGGCGAGCCGTCCTGGTTGCCATCACCCTGGGAAATGCCTGCGCGTATGCCCTCCTGCCCCAGGCCGACTCATTCCCGGCTCTGCTGCTGGCCATGGCGGGCGTCTCCCTGTTCGGAACCTCGATCATGCCGATGGGCAATGCGGTCAGCATGGCGGCGATTGGCGAGCGGGCGACTGAACGCTTCGGGCGGGTGCGCGCGTTCGGAACCCTCGGATATCTGGTGCTGGTCATCAGCTTCCCGTTCGTGCTCGATTTCTGGCAAGAGCATCGGGAATTCATCGTGACCCCCGATGGCCCATCGGAACCCGGGCTGGAGATCATCTTCCTGGGTGCCGCTTGCCTCACGCTGGCCTCGAGCCTGGCCGCCCGGCGCCTTCCCGAGACCCGAGCCATGCGTGTCCGCTCGCGTCCCGGCGATCTGCGCGCCCTGCTCTCCCACGGGCCCTACCTGCGCCTGCTCGTCTTCACCTTCCTGGCATTCCTCGCCCTGCAGGGACCGATCCTGATGTTCCCCGTCTTCATCCGGGCGCATGGCGGAGACATCGACACGCTCTCGCGCATGTGGATCCCGATGCTCCTGATCGAGATCCCCCTCGTCTGGGCTTCGGGCGACATCCTTCGCCGTGTGGGCCCGCGCTTCCTGGTTGCGATGGGCGTGGCAGCCGATGGCCTTCGCTGGCTCGTTTGTTCGCTGGTGGGCGACGACCTGCGCTGGATCTTTGCGCTGCAGCTCCTGCACGGCGTGGTGATCGCCGGGCTCACGATCGGAACCGCCCTGTATGCGGAGACCATCGTGCCGGAACGACTGCGCGCCACAGCCCAGGGGGTGCTCGCCATGCTCGGCTACAGCCTGGCCGGAGTGCTCTCGAGCGTTGCTTTTGGCGCCGGCCTGGATGCCTTCGGCCCGGACATCCCGTACCGAGCGAGTGGCCTGTTCGCCCTCACCCTCGCAGCCTCCGTCCCCTGGCTTCTCCGGATAGGCGAACGCGTTCGCTAAGGGAATAGCTGAATCTCAGGGATTCCTGAGCTGTAGAGATCTGAGAGCGATCTAGAGGAGTACAAATTTGACGAATTAGGTACAGTTCGTATAATTCGCCAATGCAGCAGCCCGCCCCTCAAGTGACGCCTCCCCGGGTCGATCGGGCCGGGCGGACCCGCCGGCGTATCCTCGAAGCCGCCAGCCAATGCTTCAGTTCCGATGGCTACGCCAAGACCACGGTCGAGGCCATCGCCCGCCGTGCCAGCGTCTCCAAGGGCATCGTCTACCACCACTTCAACGGCAAGGAGCAGATCCTCGAGCGCGTGCTCGGGCTGACGCTCTCCGAATGGTCGGAGGTCTCGAACCTCGACGACACGCTGGCCCGGGAAGCCGGTGTGCTGGAGGCCGTCGCCGACGTCCAGCGCAAGGCCATGGCGTTCGCCCGCGAGAATCCGATGGCGCGCTCGCTGCTCCAGATCGATCACCAGGTGCTGGTGACAGTCGCTGGCAGCCGGGAGGTTCGAGAATCCCTCGAGAATCACCGCCAGAGCCTGATCCGGGCGCTGCGTCACGGAATCGAGTCGGGCGAGGTGCGATCCACGATCGACCCCGAACGGGCCGCGGACATCCTGCACGTCCACTTCATGGGGCTGATCGACCAGATGCTCGACCCGAACGGGCTCGAAGTGACGGCAGAGCTGGTCGACTGCGGCCTCGACATCCTGTTTCACGGCATGGCCACGCGCCCCCCTGGCCAGACCGACGGAGCCAAGACATGAACAAGCTGAATCAAGTTGCAACTGCGGTTTCCCTGGGGCTGGCACTGCTGATCGGACCGGTCGAAATGGCCGGAGCCGACGCAGATGCCCAGGAGAACTCCCCGCGCCGAATCGCACTGGAGCGGGTGCGCAGCGACCGGCTGCAAGCAACGATCGCCGCTTCGGGATCGATCGAAGCCCGGCGCATCACGGAAATCGGCTCCGAGGTGACCGGACGTATCACGGAGGTATTCGTCGATGTAGGCGAGGCCGTGGAGGAAGGCGCGCCGCTCTTCCAGATCGACCGGGAGCCCTACGAGATGGCGCTTGCCGAAGCGCGTGCCGGGCTCGCACTCACCCGGGCGGAGAGCCTGAATGCAGATGCCGAAGCCAAGCGCATCGCCAAGCTGATCGAACTCAACGCTGCATCCCAGCAGCGCTACGAGAAGATCCGAACCATGGCGGAAGTCGCACGTGCGCGCGTGCGCCAGGGCCAGGCCGGGCTCGACCAAGCGAAGCGCAACCTCGACCGCACCCTGGTCACCGCGCCCTACGCGGCGAGCATCGTCGAACGGCGAGCCCATGAAGGGAGCATGTCGAGTGGCGCACCTGTGCTCGTGGTGCAGGAGAGCGGAGCCCTGGAGTTCATCGTCGATGTTCCGGAAGCCGCCGCGGCCCCGGTTCGGCCCGATGATGCGGTGAAGCTGTTCGTGGAAGGCCTCGCCGACCCGCTCGAGAGTCAGGTGGATCGGGTAAGCGCTCGCGTCGACCCCCAGACACGTACTTACCAGGTACGCGGAGTGGTGCTCGACGCTTCTGGGCTGGTCAAAGCCGGTTCCTACGTCCGTGCCGAGCTGCAGGTCCGCCGGCCCGAGGCGCGGCCGGTCGTCCACCATTCCTCGGTTCTCACGCGTGATGGGCGCACTTACGTGATGCGCGTAGATGACGGAATCGTCCGCAAGATCCCGGTTCGCGCTGGTATCCGAGCGGGCTCGAACGTGGAGATCCTCCAGGGCGCCTCCGAGGGTGATGTGTTGGTCGCGGGCCGCGACGCATCGCGAATCTCCGAGGGAACCCGCATCCGTCTGCGTAAGCCAGTACTGGCCGCACAGAGCGAGACCACTCCGTGAACCTTTCTGAAGTTTCCGTCCGCCGGCCCGTCTTCGCGGCCATGCTCATCCTTGGGCTGGTCGTCATCGGTCTGATCTCCATGTCGCGGCTCGAGATGAAGCTCGACCCGGACGTGGACTTCCCGTTCCTTTCGGTGGTGACCGAGCTCCGCGGTGCCTCACCCGAAACGGTGGAGCGTGAGGTCACGGACGTCATCGAGGAAGCCGTCAACCAGATCGACGGGATCGAGGAGCTCGACTCCAGCTCGTCCCAGGGCCTCTCCCGGGTGTTCGTGCAATTCGAGCTGGGCTCCGACGTCGACGTGAAGGCTCAGGAGGTTCGTGACAAGGTCGCCCTGGCGCGGGCGCAGCTGCCCCTGGAAGTCGAGAATCCGATGGTCCAGAAATGGGATCTGGATTCGATGTCCTTCATGACCATCGTGCTAGGCGGCGCCGTCGACATCCGCGAGATCTCGGAAATCGCCGAGCATGGCGTAAAGGAACGACTGGAGCGGATTGGCGGTGTGGGCTCGGTCAACATCGAAGGCTCCCGCGAGCGCGAGGTCCGCATCTGGCTCGACCCCCTGCGCCTCACCGGCTACGGGCTCGCGATCGAAGACGTCGCGAATACGCTGCGTCGCGAGAACGCGGAGCTCGCCAGCGGCCGGCTCGAGGGAGCGAGCCGGGAATGGTCCGTCACGACCCAGGGCAAGGCGGCCAGCGTCGAGGAGTTCGGCGAGATCATCGTGGCCGAGCGCGCCGGAAGGCTCGTGCATCTGCGCGATGTCGCCGTCGTCGAGGACGGCATGGCCGAAGCTCGCAGCGGCGTGCGACTGAACGGACACCCTGGCGTCGCGATCGAACTCCAACAACAGAGCGGATCCGACCTCGTCGCAGCGGCCCGGGAGATCCGGCAGGAAATCGGCTTGATCCGTGCGGAACTCCCGGAAGGAGTCGAGCTCAAGATCACCCGGGACTACGCCAAGATCATCGAAGAGCAGGTATCCGCGGTCTTCTTCGACATGATCCTGGCCGGAAGCCTGGTCGTGGTCGTTGTACTGCTCTTCTTGCGCAACTTCCGCTCCACGTTCATCTCGGCGACGGCCATTCCGGCGAGCCTCATCGCCACCTTCACCTTCTTCCTGTTGGCCGATCTCTCGATGAACAACATGACCCTGATGGCATTGTCCCTTGCCATCGGGCTGGTGATCGATGACGCCATCGTCGTACTCGAGAGCATCTTCCGAAAAGTCGAAGGCGGAATGCGACCCTTCGACGCCGCGCTCAAGGGCACCCGTGAAGTCACGCTGGCCGTCACCTCTACCACCCTGGCAGTCTGCGGTGTCTTCGTGCCGATCTTCTTCATGACCAGCGTCATGGGCCGCTACTTCTACGAGTTCGGCGTGACGGTGATCGTCGCCGTCTGTGTCTCCACCCTCGTAGCGTTCACGCTGACGCCCATGCTGGCGAGCCGGATGCTCAGCAAGGACACGTCGAAGGAAGGTGCTGTCTTCCGCTTCCTCGAAATAGGGCTGGGGGGCCTGGAGAGAGGCTACCGGCGGATCCTCGAAGCATCTCTCGCCCATCGGGCCGTGACGGTCGTGTTCACCTGCCTGGTCGTGGGCGGTGGCTGCGGGGTGATGACGACCATGCCGTTCAACTACTTCACCCGGGATGACATGGGTGAAGCATTCGTTCGCGTCAAGCTTCCGATTGGAACCCCTCTGGCGGTTACCGAACGGATGCTCCAGGGCATGGAAGATGCGATCCGGCAACACCCGGAGGTCCAGGACACGCTGGCCATCGCCGGTGATTCGCGAAAACACGAGCCCCATCGCGGCGGTATCTCCGTCTACATGACGAAGAAGCAGGAAAGGGAGAAGGGCATCCACGAGCTCTTCGAAGAGCTCCGTGTGATTGCGGCGAGTACGTCACGTGGCGTGGAGCAGTTGAGCGTCGGCCATCCGGAATTCAAAGCCGGCGGTGACTACTCGGAGATCGAGTACTCCATTCAGGGGCCGGACCTGGGCAAGCTGGAGGAATTTTCCGGTCAGCTGCTCGATCGCCTGAACAATGACCCGCGTTTCGTGGACGTACGGGGCTCCTTCGAGACAGGGCGGCCACAGATCACCCTCGATGTCGATCGGGGCCGTGCCGCCGACCTCGGCGTCTCGGCCGTTCAGCTCGGCCGCACGCTTCGAACCCTGCTCGCAGGCGAAGAAGTGGGCTCCTTCGAAGACCGGGGCAATCGCTATGACGTCCGCGTGCAGGTGCTCCCGGAATACCGGGACGATCCATCGAAGCTCGATCTGATCCGCGTGCGATCGTTGCGCGGAGAGCTCGTGCCACTGGCTGGCGCAGCCGACATACGGCTGGCCGAAGGAGCCGTCCAGGTCCTTCGCAGCAATCGCAGCCGGAAGATCGAAGTCCGTGCCAACACGAGCAGCGAAACTCCGCTGGGAGAGGCCATGGAGGTGGTCGAGGCCTGGGCCTTGGAACTCGGAATCGAGCGTCCCTATTCACTGAAACGGGATGGGCAAGCCGATTCGATGGCAGAAGCCCAGCGTGACATCGTCTTCGCCATGGGGCTGGCGATGCTCTCGATCTACATGATCCTGGCCTCGCTCTTCAACTCCCTGACCCAACCGCTGGTGATCATGTTGTCCGCGCCGCTCTCGTTCATCGGCGGCGTCCTGGCACTCAAGGTCGGAGGACTCTCCTTCGACATCATGAGCGCGATGGGGTTGCTCGTGCTCATGGGTCTGGTGATGAAGAACGGAATCCTGGTCGTCGACTACACGAACCAGTTGCGAAGCGAGGGCCTGCCGAAACGCGAAGCCATTCTTCGGGCCGGCCCGGTGCGGATGCGCCCGGTCCTCATGACATCGCTCGCGCTGATGTTCGGACTGCTTCCGATGGCCCTCTCGAACGCAACGGGCTCGGAATTCCGCGCGCCGATGGCCGTGATCGTGATCGGCGGCCTGGCGACCTCCACACTCCTCACCCTTCTCGTGGTTCCGGTCTTCTACAGCCTGATGGAAAGCCTCACGGTCCAGGTAGGTACCCTCGTCGCCCGCTTGCGCGGCCGGCCGACACCCGTCGCCTCGTCGGTCGTGGCTGGCGGGCGCTGAGCTCGGATAAGCTCTCCAACCAAGGGGGATCCGCAAGCCGCGGAGCGCCACGTGCACGAGGCCATACGGATCAACCCGGATCTCGAAGGCGAAGCGGCAGCAAGGTTCGTCGAACGAAAGGCCACCGGTCTACTGGCCCAGTGGCTCGGCACGGAGACAACGCCCGCGTAGCGGAGCTGACGAGACGTGGGGCCGTCATGGGCAGCGGGTGCGTGGCCCTGCGTGTTAGCGTGAACGCGAGCCGGCCAAACGCCACGCTCGATGGTTGGAGATGACCATGAAGACCATTGCCATCACCGGAGCTGCCTCTGGCATCGGAGCCGCTCTCAGCAAACGCCTGATGGGCGAGGGACAACGTGTCATCGGCGTCGACGTGCAACAAGCCGACATCGTCGCCGACCTGGCTACTCCAAGTGGCCGCTCCGACGCCATCGCGCAGATACAGGAACGATCGGATGGTGTGCTCGACGGGTTGGTGCCGTGCGCTGGCCTTTCCGGGCTACCGGGTCGCCCGGGTAGCCTGCTCACCAGCCTGAACTACTTCGGCACGATCGATCTGCTGGTTGGTTTGCGTGGGAACCTCGCGGCGGCTCCCGCGCCGGCCGCCGTGGTCATCAGCTCGAACTCCACGACCACGGTTCCCCCCGGCATGGTCTCGTCCGAGTTGATCGAGGCTTGCCTCTCTGGCGACGAAGAGGCGGCCCGCAAGGTGGGCGACGAGGTGGGATCCATCGGCGCCTACCCCGCTACGAAGACGGCATTGGCCCATTGGGTGCGCCGGAATGCGCCGACCCCCGAGTGGATCGGCCAGGGCATCAATCTCAATGCCATTGCACCGGGAAAGACCGCGACGGCCATGATCGCCGAAGGCCGCGCTGACCCCGTGATCGGCCCGCATATGGATGCCTTCCCCCTGCCGATCGGCCGCGACGGCCAGCCCGAAGAAATCGCTGGGCTGCTGGCCTTCCTGCTCGGGCCCGAGGCGCGATTCTTCGTGGGCTCGGTCGTCTTCTGCGACGGCGGCACCGATGCTCTGACACGTCCGGACGATTGGCCCCGACCGCAGTAGCCCTTTCTCCACGGCGATTTCTCCACCCCCCACGCCCCCACTCCGCTGCCATCGGAGGGTTCAAGGAATCATGGAAAGGAGCCGATACGAGGCCCGGGGGGAAGGATGCACACGCATCAGGCGAATCGTGTACAGCATCCGGTGGGGACGCTGTCTCCGACCGGCGTGCTCGATGTCGGTCTACGCTGCCCGCACTCCTGCGTGTTCTGCTACTACAGCCACTTCGACGGACACGAGGATCCCTTCCACGCACTCCGCACGCTGCCGTTCCGACCCCTGCGCGAGTGCACCGACCTGGCCGATGATTTCCAACGTTGGGGCCTCAGCCATTGCGATGTCACGGGCGGTGAGCCCTCCCTGCACCCGCAGATCCTGGAACTGATCCATCACATCGAGCACGTAGCGGACGTGCGGGCGCGCATGATCACACTCGGGCAGTTCACCATGCGTCCGCACAAACCGAGCGGCCGGGAGCGGCTCGTCGATGCCCTGCTCGACGCCGGCTTGACGGACTTCCTCTTTTCATTCCACGCCGCGAGCGAAACGCTCTTCAAACAGCTCACCAAAGCTTCCCTGGCCCAGGTGAAAGCGACCATGGAATACCTCGACGCTTGCGATTTCTCCTACACCTCCAACACGGTGGTGCAGCAGTACAACGCCAACGAGCTACCCGAAATCGCGCGCTACCTGGCCAAGCGCAATCTGCGTTTTCATAACTTCATCGTGATGAAGCTCGAGTGGGGCTGGCGCAACGGGCCAGACCACGGCGTAGAGCACAAGGCCCGGTATGACGAGATCGCACCCTTCCTACGCGAAGCTGTGCACATCCTCGAAGACGCCGGAAAGGCCGTGAACATCCGGTATGCGCCGTATTGTTCTCTCCCCGGGCTGGAGAAGAACATCGTCGGCTACAAGCAGGTTCAACTCGACCCCTACGAGTGGCGCAACGGAACCCGCGGCGGAAAGATCGAAGGCACGCCCTACGGTGCCAGACCCTTCCTTTTCTACGACCGCCTCGAAGACTACCTGGCGCGACACCCCGAACAGGTCGCTTCTCAACCCGAATACAACATGCAGCAGGGCCCACCCTGTGAGGACTGCTCGTTGAATCGGATTTGCGACGGTGTCGATCGCGACTACATCGCCCGGCATGGCTGGAGCGAGTTCTCCACATACGCCGGCGAGACGATCGACGATCTCACCCACTTCCGGACCGCGAACCCGCGTCCCTTCGAGCTTCTCCAGCGGCGCGATTGGCCGGAACCGCGAGAGAAGGACGTACTCGATCCTCGGGAACCGGTCTCGCAGACGCCGAACCCGTGAGACTCTCGGTGGTCGTCCCGACCTTCGAGCGCCACGAGAAGCTCGAGGCCTGCATCGCGAGCCTGGCCTCCCAGGAGGATGCCACGGCGATTGGCGATGTAGTGATCGCCGACGACGGATCGCAGGACGATACGATCGTCTGGCTGGACGCTGCTTCGCGACGCGACTGGCCCTTCGCACTTCGTATCGTTCGGCTTCGTCACCGGGGCCCGGCAGCAACCCGAAACGCGGGAGTTCGGGCGGCGACGAGCGAATACGTTGCCTTCACGGGTGATGACTGCGTGCTTGCCCCGGGCTGGGCGAAGGCTCATCTCCTCGAACATGCGACCCACCCTGGCCGTTCCGTGCTGGGCCATACCACCTGGCTGCCGTCCCTCGATGTCACTCCGTTCATGCACTACCAGGAGAATGGAGGGAGCCAGTTCGCCTACGGACGCATCGCCAATCGGGACGATGCCGGCTGGCGATTCTACTACACGACCAACATCTCGACGCCGAGACACCTCCTGCTCGCACATCCTTTCGAAGAGAGTTTTCCGGCGGCGCGCTACGAAGACATGGAGCTTGGCTGGCGGCTCGAGCGGGCTGGGCACCGCATTGCCTATCGCCCAGAAGCACTCGCATGGCACGACCATCCCGTCGCCTTCGAATCATTCCGTGCCCGAAGCCCCGAATACGGCGAATACGCTGCACTCTTCCACAGGCTCCATCCGCAGGACGAAGAACTCGCGCGGGCCCTGGGCATCCGCGATGCAGAGGCCTGCGATCGTGTCTTCCTTCCCGGAATCCAAGCCGCCGAGCAGGTCGTGGAAGATCTCGAAGACACATTGGTCGCCAAGACATCGGCACCTGCGGCATTTGGCGTGCGGGGCGCCACCGAACTCCTCCACGACGCCTATCGCCTCCTCATCCACCAGGCCCTCGTTGGCGGCATCCGGAAGGGGCTCTCCCTCCCCGAGAGCGAGCAGATCGCCATTCGCTGAACACAATTCCTGACGTTCGCCCGGAAGATTCCGTAGTCTCTCGTGGACGGAGGATCTTGGGATGCAGCAGATCCACGGGCGCTGCTTATGCGGCGAGGTCCGGTTCGCAATCACCGGGAAGACGACGGACATCGGCATGTGTCATTGCTCGAAGTGCCGACGCGTCTCCGGCGTTGCCTCGAACGCAAACCTGATGACCGGACGGGACGGCCTCATCTGGATCTCCGGCGAAGATCATATCTCCAAGTTCAAGCTCGCTTCCGGCTGGGGCGT
This region of bacterium genomic DNA includes:
- a CDS encoding competence/damage-inducible protein A, producing the protein MPTAGILIIGNEILSGKVTDTNSPFLCRELRELGVDVERILTIPDEIDLIAREVRTLSAAYDFVFTSGGIGPTHDDLTMDGVAAAFDRKVQRNESIVARMERAQNGPANESQVKMAMIPEGAQLVDAGDLWFPVVVVENVHVFPGIPELLYKKFTSIRDRFRGVPFLLKRVYVRKRESDIAESLHELLTEFPELMLGSYPKIGEEAFHVLLTLESRDAGYLQQALDLLLDKLPDGAVHKVE
- a CDS encoding (2Fe-2S)-binding protein; its protein translation is MRHEVRLRRRRAGRNETLTIALAAGKTLMDAAHDAGLPIASACGGDRLCARCGLQILEGSENVSAESATEAELKLRNRIEPALRLACLARIAGPVEVTASYW
- a CDS encoding cobalamin biosynthesis protein CbiX; amino-acid sequence: MRGIVLIDHGSREPAANGQLEELAKQVAARLPGSLVRAAHMELAEPTLLDALNALVEEGVTEIAIHPFFVAPGRHVREDIPRLVAEAQQMHPDVGLRITEPLGLHPSVIDAVVARLDQT
- a CDS encoding GNAT family N-acetyltransferase, translated to MFATDLDWLDLQVRTLCLHDELGRLTLWNAVPGEDATAPAFFFGRTRHGNLWRMRNDLPDELVRELARLASAERTTDDLETMPERLPAMREKLEAWAPVRRVWHGPAFRFPELRREDPEGQAWFSGDDLERLAQSFPRLADSWRGREPCVAATEQGQIVAACYAATAASPDHESKGGAVEAGVDTLPDRRRHGLAASLVLAWAREVRRRGGIPLYSTAWDNRASRALAGKLGLIPYASDLSFYV
- a CDS encoding MFS transporter; the encoded protein is MPRVAAFWFFTMSGLGLIFPFQALYFSENMGLSGVQLGLVLATRPLMGMLCQPIWAQLADRTGSRRAVLVAITLGNACAYALLPQADSFPALLLAMAGVSLFGTSIMPMGNAVSMAAIGERATERFGRVRAFGTLGYLVLVISFPFVLDFWQEHREFIVTPDGPSEPGLEIIFLGAACLTLASSLAARRLPETRAMRVRSRPGDLRALLSHGPYLRLLVFTFLAFLALQGPILMFPVFIRAHGGDIDTLSRMWIPMLLIEIPLVWASGDILRRVGPRFLVAMGVAADGLRWLVCSLVGDDLRWIFALQLLHGVVIAGLTIGTALYAETIVPERLRATAQGVLAMLGYSLAGVLSSVAFGAGLDAFGPDIPYRASGLFALTLAASVPWLLRIGERVR
- a CDS encoding TetR/AcrR family transcriptional regulator: MQQPAPQVTPPRVDRAGRTRRRILEAASQCFSSDGYAKTTVEAIARRASVSKGIVYHHFNGKEQILERVLGLTLSEWSEVSNLDDTLAREAGVLEAVADVQRKAMAFARENPMARSLLQIDHQVLVTVAGSREVRESLENHRQSLIRALRHGIESGEVRSTIDPERAADILHVHFMGLIDQMLDPNGLEVTAELVDCGLDILFHGMATRPPGQTDGAKT
- a CDS encoding efflux RND transporter periplasmic adaptor subunit; protein product: MNKLNQVATAVSLGLALLIGPVEMAGADADAQENSPRRIALERVRSDRLQATIAASGSIEARRITEIGSEVTGRITEVFVDVGEAVEEGAPLFQIDREPYEMALAEARAGLALTRAESLNADAEAKRIAKLIELNAASQQRYEKIRTMAEVARARVRQGQAGLDQAKRNLDRTLVTAPYAASIVERRAHEGSMSSGAPVLVVQESGALEFIVDVPEAAAAPVRPDDAVKLFVEGLADPLESQVDRVSARVDPQTRTYQVRGVVLDASGLVKAGSYVRAELQVRRPEARPVVHHSSVLTRDGRTYVMRVDDGIVRKIPVRAGIRAGSNVEILQGASEGDVLVAGRDASRISEGTRIRLRKPVLAAQSETTP
- a CDS encoding efflux RND transporter permease subunit, which gives rise to MNLSEVSVRRPVFAAMLILGLVVIGLISMSRLEMKLDPDVDFPFLSVVTELRGASPETVEREVTDVIEEAVNQIDGIEELDSSSSQGLSRVFVQFELGSDVDVKAQEVRDKVALARAQLPLEVENPMVQKWDLDSMSFMTIVLGGAVDIREISEIAEHGVKERLERIGGVGSVNIEGSREREVRIWLDPLRLTGYGLAIEDVANTLRRENAELASGRLEGASREWSVTTQGKAASVEEFGEIIVAERAGRLVHLRDVAVVEDGMAEARSGVRLNGHPGVAIELQQQSGSDLVAAAREIRQEIGLIRAELPEGVELKITRDYAKIIEEQVSAVFFDMILAGSLVVVVVLLFLRNFRSTFISATAIPASLIATFTFFLLADLSMNNMTLMALSLAIGLVIDDAIVVLESIFRKVEGGMRPFDAALKGTREVTLAVTSTTLAVCGVFVPIFFMTSVMGRYFYEFGVTVIVAVCVSTLVAFTLTPMLASRMLSKDTSKEGAVFRFLEIGLGGLERGYRRILEASLAHRAVTVVFTCLVVGGGCGVMTTMPFNYFTRDDMGEAFVRVKLPIGTPLAVTERMLQGMEDAIRQHPEVQDTLAIAGDSRKHEPHRGGISVYMTKKQEREKGIHELFEELRVIAASTSRGVEQLSVGHPEFKAGGDYSEIEYSIQGPDLGKLEEFSGQLLDRLNNDPRFVDVRGSFETGRPQITLDVDRGRAADLGVSAVQLGRTLRTLLAGEEVGSFEDRGNRYDVRVQVLPEYRDDPSKLDLIRVRSLRGELVPLAGAADIRLAEGAVQVLRSNRSRKIEVRANTSSETPLGEAMEVVEAWALELGIERPYSLKRDGQADSMAEAQRDIVFAMGLAMLSIYMILASLFNSLTQPLVIMLSAPLSFIGGVLALKVGGLSFDIMSAMGLLVLMGLVMKNGILVVDYTNQLRSEGLPKREAILRAGPVRMRPVLMTSLALMFGLLPMALSNATGSEFRAPMAVIVIGGLATSTLLTLLVVPVFYSLMESLTVQVGTLVARLRGRPTPVASSVVAGGR
- a CDS encoding SDR family oxidoreductase, which translates into the protein MKTIAITGAASGIGAALSKRLMGEGQRVIGVDVQQADIVADLATPSGRSDAIAQIQERSDGVLDGLVPCAGLSGLPGRPGSLLTSLNYFGTIDLLVGLRGNLAAAPAPAAVVISSNSTTTVPPGMVSSELIEACLSGDEEAARKVGDEVGSIGAYPATKTALAHWVRRNAPTPEWIGQGINLNAIAPGKTATAMIAEGRADPVIGPHMDAFPLPIGRDGQPEEIAGLLAFLLGPEARFFVGSVVFCDGGTDALTRPDDWPRPQ